The following proteins are co-located in the Moraxella nasovis genome:
- a CDS encoding putative RNA methyltransferase has translation MLACPICHTPLMYAQKSYTCQNRHSYDVSKDGYVNLHVVQHKRSHHAGDTPESVQARRRFLAGGFYEPLRAKIGEIIAAQKVHTALDIGCGEGYYTAQIAKQTHQVFALDIAKPAVKIAAKSYKLSHKNITWIVGTGSLLPITDNSVDLCTSLFSPLPKSEMLRVLKDGGLMLMATPAPTHLYALRQGLFDTVNLHEPGKFVEQMSPEFYLLNTWHVDNEMTLDAQALSDLIDMTPYAYKARLDKKTALKSLDGFKVLASFCVYLFKKCDT, from the coding sequence ATGCTTGCCTGTCCTATCTGTCATACCCCCTTAATGTATGCTCAAAAATCTTATACGTGCCAAAATCGCCACAGCTATGATGTCAGTAAAGATGGCTATGTCAATCTACACGTCGTCCAGCATAAACGCAGTCATCATGCAGGCGACACGCCAGAATCGGTGCAAGCAAGGCGACGCTTTTTGGCGGGTGGGTTTTATGAGCCGTTAAGAGCGAAAATCGGTGAGATTATAGCAGCCCAAAAAGTCCATACCGCACTTGATATTGGCTGTGGTGAAGGTTATTACACCGCTCAGATTGCCAAACAGACGCATCAAGTTTTTGCTTTAGATATCGCAAAACCTGCTGTAAAAATCGCTGCCAAATCCTACAAGTTATCACATAAAAACATTACTTGGATTGTCGGCACAGGATCACTTTTGCCAATCACTGATAACAGTGTGGATCTGTGTACCAGCTTGTTTAGCCCACTACCAAAATCTGAGATGTTAAGAGTGCTAAAAGATGGTGGTCTGATGTTAATGGCAACGCCTGCCCCTACGCATCTGTACGCACTTCGCCAAGGGCTGTTTGATACGGTAAATTTACACGAGCCTGGTAAGTTTGTAGAACAGATGAGTCCAGAATTTTATTTACTTAACACATGGCACGTGGATAATGAGATGACCCTAGATGCCCAAGCATTAAGCGATCTAATTGACATGACGCCTTATGCTTATAAAGCTCGCTTGGATAAAAAAACCGCCCTAAAGTCATTGGACGGTTTTAAGGTTTTGGCAAGTTTTTGTGTTTATTTATTTAAAAAGTGCGACACTTAG
- a CDS encoding ATP-binding protein, which translates to MNHPRLKALKSAYGQLILLVFVPIAILAMVGGLLVFFEVRRAVLSEQDVLAQAALTRYEVQARSLLAQDNNPNMTTTLMQITQDWNDDANRSNLHDHDASLYVKLSNYFNQIKLQHVQRMAIMDSQANIVLTSGSNKQAKWGDFDTTKQVVSRLATDYGTAYGRAIQVDHQRFWLFVEMDDSPLIITFYRVLLALCVTGLITILLLLLILNSYSKRWIAPIYEMRLYLQKLNVDNLTEPPSMRTSGEFKLIQQDFVRALRRLNVSFQELKQHADETERDLQQAFDEMEMQNISIRKARDLAVSTSQAKSAFLANISHELRTPLNSIDGFINLLARKKDLTGEQNLYVQTIKKSSAHLLALVNDVLDFSKIEAGKLVLDSHEYDLYATIYDVVDMLSPTALEKHLRLAVLFYNDVPTHAIGDSLRVKQILTNLVGNAIKFTDTGGVVVKVSLSDDKPNFLKIAVEDTGKGVSESDKEQLFKSFSQGDLSVTRRYGGTGLGLVISKQLTALMGGDIGFFDNQSENAAKNGATFWFEMPTGLKTAEVTEIQEVVPTLGTKERPLSVLVWINHLPAVQVLKASLSQDNVHVFFAIGLADLLEQLDHKEHGFDWVIVDNFGQDAAQDDIRAILRQIRLRYQGPLAAYGYQVGMDNMLLERYKTHALYEPLDRRQLYAMLCNHGDAYAKSKSVELKFKGTRVLAVDDHLPNLLVLEALLCELGVEVIQASNGFDAIEMMSQVVTNSLKPIDLIFMDIQMPRMSGLEATQQIRKLEQTHKAKPTPIIALTAHGLADEKDRLVAAGLDDYVGKPIGHLQLMQTLERWLHHDVTGVDVMSKAVSMLKPVAMSDATSVVNAADIDWADALQRAANKVDLAETLLQTIIDTAESEKQLLERAWADRNRAELAQIAHRMVGGSRYTGVPRLRHAAQDFEEQCRADVSQVSASHFISMRPSYRMLIDALDALQAIDLNEYLQSSSHHDTADENAITWKVM; encoded by the coding sequence ATGAATCACCCCCGACTAAAAGCCTTAAAAAGTGCTTATGGACAGCTGATTTTGTTGGTGTTTGTGCCAATCGCTATCTTAGCGATGGTTGGTGGTTTGCTTGTGTTTTTTGAAGTGCGTCGAGCCGTTTTATCAGAGCAAGACGTGCTTGCCCAAGCTGCATTAACACGCTATGAAGTGCAAGCACGTTCGCTACTTGCCCAAGATAATAATCCTAATATGACTACTACCTTAATGCAGATTACCCAAGACTGGAATGACGATGCCAACAGGTCTAATCTGCATGATCATGATGCCAGTTTATACGTTAAGCTTAGCAATTATTTTAACCAAATTAAGCTTCAGCATGTCCAGCGAATGGCGATTATGGATAGTCAGGCAAATATTGTGCTGACATCAGGGTCAAATAAGCAGGCTAAGTGGGGTGATTTTGATACAACCAAGCAAGTAGTTTCAAGACTTGCCACCGATTATGGCACAGCTTATGGGCGTGCTATACAAGTGGACCATCAGCGATTTTGGCTGTTTGTAGAGATGGATGATAGTCCCTTAATCATCACCTTTTATCGAGTGCTGTTGGCACTGTGTGTGACGGGACTTATCACCATTTTATTACTGCTTTTGATTTTAAATAGCTATTCTAAGCGATGGATTGCCCCCATTTATGAGATGCGGCTTTATCTACAAAAGCTAAATGTTGACAATTTAACTGAGCCACCAAGTATGCGTACAAGTGGTGAGTTTAAGCTGATTCAGCAAGATTTTGTCAGGGCGTTAAGACGGCTAAATGTCAGCTTTCAAGAGTTAAAGCAGCACGCTGATGAAACAGAAAGAGACTTACAACAAGCCTTTGACGAGATGGAAATGCAAAATATCTCCATTCGTAAGGCTCGTGATTTGGCGGTAAGTACAAGCCAAGCTAAGTCGGCATTTTTGGCAAATATCAGCCATGAACTTCGCACGCCACTAAACAGCATTGATGGGTTTATTAATCTGTTAGCTCGTAAAAAAGACCTAACAGGTGAGCAAAATTTATACGTTCAGACCATCAAAAAATCATCTGCCCATCTGCTTGCTTTGGTGAATGATGTACTCGATTTTTCAAAGATTGAAGCAGGTAAATTGGTGCTTGACAGCCATGAGTACGATTTGTACGCCACGATTTATGATGTGGTGGATATGCTGTCACCTACCGCCCTTGAAAAGCATTTACGCTTGGCGGTGTTATTTTATAATGACGTGCCAACGCACGCTATTGGTGATAGCTTGCGTGTTAAGCAAATTTTAACCAATCTTGTTGGTAACGCCATTAAATTTACCGATACAGGTGGTGTGGTTGTCAAAGTCAGCTTATCTGATGATAAGCCAAACTTTCTAAAAATTGCGGTGGAAGACACAGGCAAAGGCGTCAGCGAATCTGATAAAGAGCAATTATTTAAAAGCTTTAGCCAAGGGGATTTGTCGGTAACTCGGCGTTATGGTGGCACAGGTCTTGGTCTGGTTATTTCAAAGCAGCTAACTGCCTTAATGGGCGGTGATATTGGATTTTTTGATAATCAAAGCGAAAATGCTGCTAAAAACGGAGCGACTTTTTGGTTTGAGATGCCAACAGGGCTTAAGACTGCAGAAGTAACGGAGATACAAGAAGTTGTGCCGACACTTGGCACAAAGGAGCGACCGCTCTCTGTCTTGGTGTGGATTAACCATCTGCCAGCAGTTCAAGTACTAAAAGCAAGCCTAAGCCAAGATAACGTACATGTATTTTTTGCGATTGGCTTGGCAGATTTATTAGAGCAGCTTGACCATAAGGAGCATGGCTTTGATTGGGTGATTGTGGATAACTTTGGGCAAGACGCCGCCCAAGACGACATCCGAGCGATTTTACGCCAAATTCGCTTAAGATACCAAGGTCCATTAGCAGCGTACGGTTATCAGGTTGGCATGGATAATATGCTGTTAGAACGCTATAAAACCCATGCACTGTATGAGCCACTTGACCGTAGACAGCTTTATGCGATGCTTTGCAATCATGGCGATGCCTATGCTAAAAGCAAGTCTGTTGAGCTAAAATTTAAAGGCACAAGAGTGCTGGCAGTTGATGATCATTTGCCAAATTTATTGGTATTAGAAGCATTGCTTTGTGAGCTTGGGGTAGAAGTGATTCAAGCAAGTAACGGCTTTGATGCCATCGAGATGATGAGTCAGGTGGTGACCAATAGCCTTAAGCCGATTGATTTAATCTTTATGGATATTCAAATGCCAAGAATGTCAGGGCTTGAAGCAACTCAGCAAATTCGCAAGTTAGAGCAGACGCATAAGGCGAAGCCGACGCCTATCATCGCCTTGACTGCTCATGGGCTTGCAGATGAGAAAGACCGTCTGGTGGCAGCAGGGCTTGATGACTATGTTGGCAAGCCCATCGGGCATCTACAGCTGATGCAGACGCTAGAGCGATGGTTACACCACGATGTGACAGGGGTGGATGTCATGTCTAAAGCGGTATCAATGCTTAAGCCTGTGGCGATGAGTGACGCCACTTCTGTGGTAAATGCTGCTGATATTGATTGGGCGGATGCACTGCAGCGAGCAGCCAATAAAGTTGATTTGGCTGAAACGCTCCTACAGACCATAATCGACACAGCCGAGAGTGAAAAACAGCTCTTAGAGCGTGCGTGGGCGGATAGGAACAGAGCAGAGCTTGCTCAGATTGCTCATCGCATGGTGGGCGGCTCTCGCTATACAGGCGTGCCAAGATTACGCCATGCTGCACAAGACTTTGAAGAGCAGTGCCGAGCAGATGTTAGTCAGGTGAGTGCCAGTCATTTTATTAGTATGCGTCCAAGCTACCGTATGCTTATTGATGCGTTAGATGCCTTGCAAGCGATTGATTTAAATGAGTATTTACAATCATCATCGCACCATGATACAGCTGATGAAAATGCCATCACATGGAAAGTGATGTAA
- a CDS encoding 3'-5' exonuclease, whose amino-acid sequence MPPILVFDIETIPDTVTGKKLYPELAGLSEADTLSALMALRQSEVGNSFMQHPLHKIACLSFLWFDEGQFTLKSLSLDSRDERSILSTFLRAFDKKPIIVSWNGSGFDLPVLLYRMTHHHIDASPIMNAGFKQNDYLNRYSEKHVDLMDKFSFGVWSNKQKLDTIASLCGFAGKGDLDGSQVVPMVLKNQWHKLTNYCESDVINTWFIYLRWLVLTGKMDEQSANTLLTHTQDFIQSLVDTSGKPRHQQFLQGWQES is encoded by the coding sequence ATGCCACCGATTTTAGTATTTGACATTGAGACCATACCTGACACCGTGACAGGTAAAAAGCTTTATCCTGAGCTTGCAGGTCTATCTGAGGCCGATACGCTTAGCGCCTTGATGGCGTTAAGACAGTCTGAAGTGGGTAATAGCTTTATGCAGCACCCTTTGCATAAGATTGCGTGCTTGTCGTTTTTATGGTTTGATGAAGGGCAATTCACCCTAAAATCATTAAGCCTAGATAGTAGGGACGAACGCAGCATTCTTAGCACATTTTTGCGTGCTTTTGACAAAAAGCCCATCATTGTGTCATGGAATGGATCAGGATTTGATTTGCCTGTGCTGCTGTATCGCATGACGCACCACCACATTGATGCTAGCCCCATCATGAATGCAGGCTTTAAGCAGAACGATTATCTAAACCGTTACAGCGAAAAACACGTGGATCTGATGGATAAGTTCTCCTTTGGCGTGTGGTCAAATAAACAAAAACTTGACACCATCGCAAGCCTATGTGGCTTTGCTGGTAAAGGTGACTTAGATGGCTCTCAAGTTGTGCCAATGGTGCTAAAAAATCAATGGCATAAGCTGACTAATTATTGTGAAAGCGACGTGATTAATACGTGGTTTATTTACCTAAGATGGCTTGTGCTGACAGGTAAAATGGATGAGCAAAGTGCAAACACGCTGCTAACCCACACCCAAGACTTTATCCAATCTTTAGTTGATACAAGTGGAAAACCACGCCATCAGCAGTTTTTACAAGGTTGGCAAGAGTCATAG
- a CDS encoding trimeric intracellular cation channel family protein, with product MMNFGLNAEFAIYVLDMVGIVACSVAGTTLALYKRFDFFGCILVSMVNAIGGGTLRDVMLDRHPLFWMTDLNYMIVITLTSLLCQVFFGLYKKVAGALKFFDAIGLAAFSVIGLKVTLSFGANPLVAVLMAVMTSIAGGIMRDMICNEVPLVLQKEIYISASIIGSVLYFGLEQIGFSMHLVEMLTLLTIFGVRMFAIRFDWHLPSLEWRFDR from the coding sequence ATGATGAATTTTGGACTAAATGCTGAGTTTGCCATTTATGTGCTAGATATGGTAGGTATCGTGGCATGCTCAGTTGCAGGAACGACGCTTGCATTATATAAGCGGTTTGACTTTTTTGGTTGCATTTTAGTTTCAATGGTAAATGCCATTGGTGGCGGTACTTTGCGTGATGTCATGCTAGATCGTCATCCGCTGTTTTGGATGACAGATCTTAATTATATGATTGTCATTACCTTGACATCGCTGTTATGCCAAGTGTTTTTTGGTCTGTATAAAAAAGTTGCAGGGGCTTTAAAATTCTTTGATGCGATTGGCTTGGCGGCATTTAGTGTGATCGGCTTAAAAGTCACTTTGTCTTTTGGAGCAAATCCTTTGGTGGCAGTATTAATGGCGGTGATGACAAGTATTGCTGGCGGTATCATGCGCGATATGATCTGTAATGAGGTGCCACTTGTGCTACAAAAAGAGATTTATATCAGTGCCAGCATCATCGGTTCGGTGTTATATTTTGGATTGGAGCAGATAGGCTTTAGTATGCACCTTGTAGAGATGCTGACGCTGCTGACAATCTTTGGTGTGCGAATGTTTGCCATTCGCTTTGATTGGCATTTACCATCTTTGGAATGGCGATTTGATCGCTAA
- the cysM gene encoding cysteine synthase CysM: MMHTALTTTHLADTVGNTPLVLLDSFGTPHVTILAKLEGNNPAGSVKDRPAFNMINEAQKRGQITPGDTLIEATSGNTGIALAMVAAMLGYKMTLIMPKNSTQERKDAMRAYGATLIEVEQGMEEARDLALQMQADGKGIVLDQFNNDDNWQAHYRTTGPEIWKQTDGKITHFVSSMGTTGTIMGVSKFLKEQNPNIQIIGLQPDEHSSIAGIRRWERAYLPQIFDPTFVDVVMDVNQKDAEITMRQLAKQEGVFCGVSSGGAAWASQQVAKTITTNDPKAVIVFIVCDRGDRYLSTGLFGVED, encoded by the coding sequence ATGATGCACACTGCTTTAACCACCACACACCTTGCTGATACAGTAGGTAACACGCCTTTGGTTTTGCTTGATAGCTTTGGCACACCACATGTCACCATCTTAGCCAAGCTTGAGGGCAATAACCCTGCAGGTTCTGTAAAAGATCGCCCTGCCTTTAATATGATTAACGAGGCCCAAAAGCGTGGACAAATCACACCGGGCGACACGCTCATCGAAGCGACAAGCGGTAACACAGGCATTGCTCTTGCGATGGTGGCTGCCATGCTTGGCTATAAGATGACGCTCATCATGCCAAAAAACTCAACCCAAGAACGTAAAGACGCCATGCGTGCCTATGGTGCGACACTTATCGAGGTTGAGCAAGGCATGGAAGAGGCTCGTGACCTAGCATTACAAATGCAAGCCGATGGCAAAGGCATCGTCTTAGATCAATTTAATAATGATGATAACTGGCAAGCCCATTACCGCACCACAGGACCTGAAATCTGGAAGCAGACGGACGGTAAAATCACCCACTTTGTCAGCTCTATGGGCACAACAGGCACGATTATGGGCGTCTCAAAATTCTTAAAAGAACAAAACCCAAATATCCAGATTATCGGGCTACAGCCAGATGAGCATTCAAGCATTGCAGGCATTCGCCGATGGGAGAGGGCCTATCTGCCACAAATCTTTGACCCAACATTCGTCGATGTCGTGATGGATGTTAATCAAAAAGACGCTGAGATCACCATGCGACAGCTTGCCAAGCAAGAAGGCGTATTTTGTGGGGTGTCATCTGGCGGTGCAGCTTGGGCAAGCCAGCAAGTGGCAAAGACCATCACTACAAATGACCCCAAAGCAGTAATCGTCTTTATCGTCTGCGATAGAGGGGATAGGTATTTATCAACAGGGCTGTTTGGTGTTGAAGATTAA
- the rlmD gene encoding 23S rRNA (uracil(1939)-C(5))-methyltransferase RlmD, with protein sequence MTVHNPTILQAPNKKHSKTNARTRKRLQDAPPVTLVIDNLAHDGRGVAAYGVGEQASLHPTDKHGKKVFVNFALPNETVSVQIKSSKKTFEEGDALTVLNNPNPERQTPPCPHFGVCGGCSLQHWQADGQIAFKQKVLAELLSHQALTQPETWLTPLTAERLGYRTKARMGVRFVEKKNTALVGFRERSSNFLANLNECHILDTRIGFEIDNLKALITSLDGRNDIAQLELAMGETLDDVADSTKSVAVIVRHLQPLCDGDIDKLQDFFAKRHWQLFLQPKGSDTVHRIDDPHGRASSLTVPPTGGLFYRLADFDVTFEFSPLDFTQVNLSVNRKMTKLACDLLDLKAGERVLDLFCGLGNFSLPLAKCVGKTGFVIGVEGSHEMTERAAMNAKANGIMHAKFYAQDLTQDFSAEEWVGEVDALLIDPPRSGAMEVMAYLGKFNAKRIVYVSCNPATLARDTALLLEQGYKLTHAGVMDMFSHTGHVESIARFEKI encoded by the coding sequence ATGACTGTTCATAACCCAACCATCTTACAAGCACCAAATAAAAAACACAGCAAAACCAATGCTCGCACCCGTAAACGCTTACAAGACGCACCGCCTGTTACGCTCGTCATTGACAATCTAGCTCATGATGGGCGTGGCGTGGCAGCGTATGGTGTCGGTGAGCAGGCAAGCTTACACCCTACCGATAAGCACGGCAAAAAAGTCTTTGTTAATTTTGCCCTACCAAACGAAACCGTCAGCGTACAGATTAAATCTAGCAAAAAAACCTTTGAAGAAGGTGACGCTTTAACTGTGCTAAATAACCCTAATCCTGAACGCCAAACACCGCCTTGCCCACATTTTGGGGTGTGTGGTGGCTGTAGTCTGCAGCATTGGCAAGCCGATGGGCAGATCGCCTTTAAACAAAAGGTCTTGGCAGAACTACTAAGCCACCAAGCACTCACTCAGCCAGAGACTTGGCTAACCCCACTCACAGCAGAACGTCTAGGTTACCGTACCAAGGCACGCATGGGCGTAAGATTTGTAGAAAAAAAGAACACTGCTCTTGTCGGCTTTCGTGAGCGTAGCAGTAATTTTTTAGCAAATTTAAATGAATGCCACATTTTAGATACTCGCATTGGCTTTGAGATTGATAACCTAAAAGCCCTTATCACAAGTCTAGATGGGCGTAATGACATTGCCCAATTAGAGCTTGCCATGGGTGAGACGCTTGATGATGTCGCAGATAGTACTAAGTCGGTTGCTGTTATCGTGCGTCATCTTCAGCCACTTTGTGATGGCGATATTGATAAACTACAAGACTTTTTTGCCAAGCGTCACTGGCAACTGTTCTTACAACCAAAAGGTAGCGATACCGTGCATCGCATCGATGATCCCCATGGGCGAGCAAGCTCTTTGACCGTGCCACCGACTGGCGGACTGTTTTATCGCTTAGCTGATTTTGATGTTACTTTTGAATTTTCACCCCTTGACTTCACCCAAGTCAACTTATCAGTTAATCGCAAGATGACCAAGCTTGCTTGTGATCTATTGGATCTAAAAGCAGGCGAGCGAGTGCTTGATCTATTCTGCGGACTTGGCAATTTTAGCCTGCCGCTTGCTAAATGTGTGGGTAAGACAGGTTTTGTGATTGGTGTTGAAGGCAGTCATGAGATGACAGAGCGTGCCGCCATGAATGCCAAAGCAAACGGCATTATGCACGCTAAGTTTTATGCCCAAGATTTGACACAAGATTTTTCTGCCGAAGAGTGGGTAGGCGAAGTGGATGCTCTACTTATTGACCCACCTAGAAGTGGTGCTATGGAAGTGATGGCGTACTTGGGTAAATTTAACGCCAAACGCATTGTTTATGTTTCATGCAACCCTGCAACACTTGCTCGTGATACCGCCCTACTGCTTGAGCAAGGTTATAAGCTAACTCATGCAGGCGTGATGGATATGTTTAGCCACACAGGGCATGTGGAGAGTATTGCACGATTTGAGAAAATTTAG
- a CDS encoding DEAD/DEAH box helicase, giving the protein MTNETQNPLNLKAILSPTLAQQAIEDVATDETTFADLNLHKLILKALTKSGYTKPTPIQAGAIPHALDGRDLLLSAQTGSGKTAAFVLPILHSLATQSAKPKTDEVNKDDFSQKSHDRYQKTPIKALILTPTRELAMQVQDNVRKYSGELKGIFSVPLVGGAPYSGQIRALRKGVQIVIATPGRLIDHINSERVDLSELDTLILDEADRMLDMGFADDISAILQAAPESRQTIMSSATWDGAVGKIAESFTVNPERVAIKVESAHIDESVYFCDDFHHKNKILIELLSDPKISQAVIFTATKRSTEQLAETLVEAGLKARYLHGDLPQGKRNRIISDVKSGKCDFLIATDVAARGIDISNISHVVNYDLPRQVEDYVHRIGRCGRAGRTGVAMNLCSMDDRSQLFKINHYLKRDMKTAVVEGLEPRRPAPNLDDNRRKKDRGNRRDGGRGGRFEGRSQGQGRFDRRLKAGRDERQFGRGDDNRNRRNEGYADRPYRNDRADTSERRFDDRRDTRRDDKPRFNDKPRFGDKPRFNDKPRFNDKPRFGDKPRFNDKPKFGDNRRSGFSDKPSYFSDKPSYKKNDHPFSKKTRGSEEEVFFAKRQAKKAKRKFGDE; this is encoded by the coding sequence ATGACGAACGAAACTCAAAATCCGTTAAACCTTAAAGCAATTTTAAGCCCAACCCTTGCCCAGCAGGCAATAGAAGATGTGGCGACCGATGAAACAACTTTTGCTGATTTAAACTTACATAAGCTGATTTTAAAAGCATTAACCAAATCAGGCTACACCAAGCCTACCCCAATCCAAGCAGGAGCAATCCCGCACGCCTTAGATGGTCGTGATTTATTATTGTCAGCACAAACAGGCTCTGGCAAGACAGCAGCATTTGTTCTGCCGATTCTGCACAGCTTAGCCACTCAGTCTGCCAAGCCAAAGACAGATGAAGTTAATAAAGATGATTTTAGTCAAAAATCACACGACCGTTACCAAAAAACCCCAATCAAAGCCCTAATTTTAACGCCAACCCGCGAGCTTGCCATGCAAGTTCAAGACAATGTGCGTAAGTACAGCGGTGAGCTTAAAGGCATCTTTAGTGTGCCGCTTGTCGGTGGTGCACCGTATAGCGGTCAGATTCGTGCCTTACGCAAAGGCGTCCAAATCGTCATCGCAACACCGGGACGCTTAATCGATCACATAAACAGTGAGCGAGTGGATCTGTCTGAGCTTGATACGTTGATTTTGGATGAAGCTGATCGTATGCTGGATATGGGCTTTGCCGATGACATCAGTGCCATTTTACAAGCTGCTCCAGAATCTCGTCAGACCATCATGTCATCAGCAACTTGGGATGGAGCAGTTGGTAAAATTGCAGAAAGTTTCACAGTAAATCCTGAACGTGTCGCCATTAAAGTAGAATCAGCTCACATTGATGAAAGTGTGTATTTTTGTGATGACTTTCACCATAAAAATAAGATTTTAATTGAGCTACTAAGTGACCCTAAGATTAGCCAAGCTGTGATTTTTACAGCAACCAAACGCAGCACCGAACAGCTTGCCGAGACGCTTGTTGAAGCAGGGCTAAAGGCACGTTATCTGCATGGTGATTTGCCCCAAGGCAAACGTAACCGCATTATCAGTGATGTAAAAAGTGGTAAATGTGACTTTCTTATTGCAACAGATGTCGCTGCTCGTGGTATTGACATCTCAAACATCAGTCACGTTGTAAACTATGATTTGCCACGCCAAGTAGAAGATTATGTGCATCGTATCGGTCGCTGTGGTCGTGCTGGACGCACAGGTGTGGCGATGAATCTATGCAGTATGGATGATCGTTCACAGTTGTTTAAGATTAACCATTATCTAAAGCGTGACATGAAGACGGCTGTTGTAGAAGGGCTTGAGCCAAGGCGTCCTGCCCCAAACCTTGACGATAATCGCCGTAAAAAAGACCGTGGTAATCGTCGTGATGGCGGTCGTGGCGGTCGATTTGAGGGGCGTAGTCAAGGGCAAGGCAGGTTTGATCGTAGGCTTAAGGCAGGTCGTGATGAGCGTCAGTTTGGGCGTGGTGACGACAACCGCAACCGCCGTAATGAGGGATATGCAGATAGACCCTATCGTAATGACAGAGCCGACACAAGCGAACGTCGCTTTGATGACAGACGAGATACTAGACGAGACGATAAACCACGCTTTAATGACAAACCACGTTTTGGTGACAAACCACGCTTTAATGACAAACCACGCTTTAATGACAAACCACGCTTCGGTGACAAACCACGCTTTAACGACAAGCCAAAATTTGGTGATAATAGACGTTCAGGATTTAGCGATAAGCCATCGTATTTTAGCGATAAGCCGTCATATAAGAAGAACGATCACCCATTTTCAAAGAAAACTCGTGGATCAGAGGAAGAAGTTTTTTTTGCTAAGCGTCAAGCAAAAAAAGCAAAACGTAAGTTTGGCGATGAATAG